Within Mercenaria mercenaria strain notata chromosome 15, MADL_Memer_1, whole genome shotgun sequence, the genomic segment TCGCCAAGACCACACGTACCTATTATTATAGCTCCAATAAAAACTGTTCAAAAATGCGCTGTCTGCAGTGTATACTAATTCATTATGGAGTGCTGTGTTTATAGTCCAGAAAGTTAAAACATCAGTTGACACGCTTTGGGCTTTATTTCTCAAGAaaaattgattttgaaaatgttattccTCATTATTACACCCGACGTTTATATTTACCTTATGCCCTTCCTTTTCTGTATAAAAATCagaaaactgcattttcttaGTAAAGATTATATCATCATTCATGTATATGAATCTTTTCGAGAGTCCATGTATCTTGTGGATATGGCATTCTATCGCAGGGGATGTGAACGCGGGTAAATGTGATTTGTTTTCGAAGATTTCCTGAAAACAGAACAATGAAACGTGATCACAGAAGACAAGCGTTGCTAAAATCTGGCATATCTTAACAGTTCCAGCTAGTACTTGTAAGGAATTAAATTAACATGATCTAAGGAACTATGAAACGACTTTCTTGTAATACTTACAGCTACCGAATGATAAAATACAAACTGGATTGCTAAACACTGGAAATCTTACTTACTAGAAACTCCTGGTCAATACGAGCAAGAATATAACACAATCATAGCAGTTAAACTTTTGTAAATCTTGCTTGTTTAGGAATTAATATAAAGCAGAACCAGACTGGAATTTATCGAAATAATACAAGGAAGTTACGATTTCACGTGTacatagcccgagtgaattattacACGCGGCGAATCACCGATTCGGagtgttttaatatcatttgaaatagttctgctatattttattttgattctaatactAGTATGTTTCTCATGTAAAGAAGTAGATAAAACAGGGAAGCACAATTCTATTGCGCATGTTTGGCTACAAATATACGAGGTCGATGTGACGTCAACACGTCACCATGACTTATGAGACGCAACACAACCCGCGGTGTAACATACACAGGAGTCTGAACGCCTACTGAGTTATTCTGCGCCCGTATATTCAGAGTTAGTGAATATCATTCCGATTCTTAAacgttttttgtaaaaaaaaacaatacagtaGATAAAATTTGGTAGCACTCTTTCTCTGAACCTGTATTCAGCCAAATTATATGTCGCTGTGACGTCAATATTTCCGTGCGTGTGTGGttttcatattagaattgaaatatttaacaaagtCAATATTTTCTGTAACAAATCAATAAATTACAGATGTGATCTTTTTATAAATGTGTAATGTAACAGAACATTAAAACATGACCAGTGCTTGTAAATTTACATAAACTTGGCATTTTGCTCAGAATATTCTATTTGTAACAGaacaataaaatatgactttTGACGGCAAATATACTGATATCACGTGTCGTAAACACAAGATCAGGGGAGATAAACGTTGTTGGAccttataagaatctttcactggtcgcgggtaaagatgggaatatccggcacgagggtaactgtttaggcggtaacgaggcttccagccgagttaccgcctaaacagattacccgagtgccggatattcccatcttacCCGCgacagtgattgattctttttcttgcataccgatttcaagaaataataaaaaataaaatcaatcgaacggctttccaTTTTAGAACTATTATTCTTATAGCAGTAGTATTTCAGACAAAGCGCGGGAACCAACGTCCGTAaaaggaaagacgtcatgacgtttcaaaacaaataacaatgttgtATTCCGGTTttggttttatcagttgcagcgtaacgttagaatgtttgataaaataacgtgatatgaatcgagaaatatactatcagaaCTAATAGGAacagtcaaggtattgaattttattccgattttttaaataaaaatcaattactACAAAAATCATACTACATATAGTAGTATCGTAATACGTTCAtgttacagcacgagagtcatcttacaccggTGTAAATGGTAGTTTTCCAGCAccgtaaaaataccggaaatccgttggtatgcaagaaaacctGTTCTTTAGTAGGTCCGGTGACAGAACGATAAAGCATGGTCAAGGGACGTTATCATCGGGACATCTTACTTGTTCGTAAATGTTACTTTCACACACAAATGAGTTGGTAAATCATATTAAAGAGTTTATCTCAAATTCAGTACAACTAAAATGCTACAAAGAGAGATAATAGCTGACAAAAAGTCGCAATGTGAATAAAGTAAATACACAAAAAGATGAGACATTCGCTGGGAAATCAAATTTGTTGATCAAGAAAGATAATTACTTCATGCACAACGACGCTGATTTTTGGATTATTCATTGCCAGCCAGTACGGAATCTGTCCATTCGTGACTATAAAGATTTGTCTTATCCATGGTAGAAATTTTTCGACAGATCTCAGAGAGTACTTTAGTGTTCCCCAATCGTTGTATCGATTTAACGCCAAAATGTCTGATctgcaaatgaaaatatatagaaaatgataCAGAAACAGGGTAATTGCGTGGAGTATATAAGTTATTGACAAATGAGACTAATTCAGTCAATGGTATATTCATTAGTTTTCAGTCTACGCAAGGACGGACTTATGCGGTGggcatggagtgtcattctgAAGAGCTGGTGAACTCTGATAAGTTAAGGGGGAGATGCGTAGTGATAGAAGGTTTATAGGACACTTCCAACAACCTTGCTGTTGAGATAACGCTTTAGCAACGTGGTTAGATTGTCTGCCTACGGATCACCAGATACGGGGTTCGAGTCCCAGTatggaccttggtattttctgcCCCATGCTTTACTTTAATGTTGTCAGAAATGCGCATTCGTCTTGGATTCATTTCTTAAACTCATTCTGAACCATTTGtccaaattatattaatattttctttcaatccATTTTTCGACATGATTGTTTTAGTTTAAGATTCTATATATAAAACAgagttgtttatttttattaattgataTCATCAATCCCTTTGGATTTTGTACTTACTGATTTAAGATTCTATAGtcgactttttttcaaatttaaaagttgttaaaagGACGTTTATACCTAGggaaactttaaagaaaagtttAGTATCTAACGAGTAACAGTGCAATATGTCGGGCTCCTTACTCTGCGGGGAGTACAGACAGACTGAGACTATAGAAGCCCTTACTTATGCACGAGTACTGGCTTGTAACCGTGGAAGCATATAATTATCAAAAAGTTTATCTTGTGTGAAACTTATTATTAAATCGATGTGAAATGGGTAACTgaagttaaagttttttttacaaaatactgCTAGGGAGAGTGgagtgtctgtgtgtgtgtcgaGTTTATAGAATACACTAGGATAGTGCATGTGAGATCTTATTTGTAGAATTAAGCAAACAAGGGTCATATGATTTTCTTTAAcccagcctgctggcggcaattgattctgccctTGCGATATGTGCATACCAAGCTCAGCAgtgtgatcatggtctgcactgttcgccattcaataagtatctttttggtaattgaacagtccaaattgaaagatggaaaagttcattatagaaattaagcagggttaATAGAACAGTTTTTCAAGCtcatttaaagatatgtaaaatatgttttgtttgtgtgtCTGACATACTAACAAAGAATGTCTGCCAAGGTTCATTTACTCTCGTCACTggaaaattttagaaatagttATGTTACACACATTGTAAGTATAAAACATACATAGGAAAACCATTTTCTAAAAGATagtttaatatttagaaaaagCACTGACACTAGCAGTATAGTTATGATATATACTATATGCATAATTCTCCAGGGCGAAAATTACAGAAGTTTACCGAAACTTTTGGTTCCACCATTTGAAGAATAATAACTTATTGCATTCACCATTCGTCGGTCTCAATTCGGTTTAAGTTTCGTGTGAATCTCAGTAATCACTAGCGGGGAGGTATCGAACTTCTAACATATGTTCATTATGgttttgcattttaaaagtaTACCACCTTTTCTTCTTAGCAattttggttgttgttttttttggcatGTATACTGGATCAAAACCACATGATATGTCGATCGACATATCACGCTCTATAttgctttttttctaaaatgtattcCCTTTTTGGAacttagcaacgtttgacatagTTTCTAGATGTAAACTGGCATCTCAGTAACCATATGAAGGGAATCGATTGAACGTCACACATCACATTTGTTCACTTGTGATGATATGACGTGAAACGATATGGTTTGGTATGATTTGAAAAGCACATGTCCAATAACACTGTTTTGCTTTCTCAAAAAGAAATGATTCTTTTCGACTTAGCTATTTTCTTTGTTCGTTTTTTTAAGTGTCAAAATGTGTGAAAGCTCAAAGACTCAGAATTACAGCCCTTTTGTACTTACGTAGATGTTTTACTACctttagggttttttttattgAGAATAGGGAATGATTTAATGCAGTCCAGTTGTGTGCTGACTTTgtttactgttattattattatttatattactatTATTCAAATTACTTTTTCGTACCTGCGTGTGAAATGGTcgttttaattgtgttttgttaCTCGACGAGCAAGTAAACGATACCATACGAGTTTAACTACAAAGAAGTTTAGAGACTGTACATGTATAGTGCCAATGAAGTAAATACTTTACCTGCTAAAGGATCGGCATTAGCCTATGTGTTACAATTCAAAGTTATTTCGGGTCTAATTCTTTGTTTATGGTTGCTTTCTTTTATATCAAAGAATAATCCTATATAACCGCACACACCTCTGATATTGATAATCTTCACAATATTTGCATTATCATTATGACATACTTGCTCTTTGCCTCCTTCTTCATTAGTTGTTCAAAGTTCCGTTTAAATTCTGGATCGGAACCGTTAACCCATGTGTACACCATATCGACTTCCTCCTCATAATTTGGTTGCTGGGTACTCTGATAAATATCTATCCTGTCATTTAATTCCCTGAAGTGTTAATTAAAACATTCCATTTACTTTCTAAATCTTGTTACGTTGCATGAAACTAGGCAAATAAGCTCCGATAAGCTCTATTAACTAATTCTAATTCTAACTAATACAATCAAAcggtcattttttcttttttatttcagctaAAAGCAGCACGAAGACAAGAAAATAATAAGAACTGCTGTTAAAGAAAGCACTGATATTTATTTGAATGTGCCAATATCAACATGTAacatgacggacagacggacatacaTAGCACGCATAAATAAGCAGGTAAACTGGCAAATTAGGTCATACTATTGTCAAATTTACCAAGGTTCTAGGGGTATTTCACTGAAATAcggatatatttttaaaaaagcaatccGGAGATTACAAGAGAATCTTTCAATTTCttgtttaaatcaaattccatatttaattcaatttcttattttaaaaaggTCAAAGAAATGCCAAAGGTCCAACTAATGAAAATACAGAGAATAAGGAGACATAATGGAGAGTTTGGCCAGCCTAGCGAGGGTAGGTATACGCTACCACAATTTCCCTCCAGAATATGTATGAAATTATGCAGTTTGAAACTCAACATGAGAAAAAGGaatgttataaaaatatcaataaaactaGCATTACAATTTAGATATACTTAAACATAAACAAGCCCATGTTAGATTCTGATGAGTTACCCATTTTAAGATCTAGAGGTTACGTAATTTTGTACAAGCACGTGGCTTGTTGGTTTGAGCCCCACTTAAGTCAAGACCACGCCTTTTCATATGACATCAGTTCTGGTTATTCCAGGAAGCGGAATCGAGAAtggttaaaaaaaacttgaagtgTTTCTGTATACATGTGTTTTGATTTGTAGTTTTCTTTGGTTGAATGGGAATGTCCTGCTTTTAGCTAACTGTTTACGCGGTGAGTAGGCAGAGTtttgttaccgcctaaacagttaccatcGAGCCTGATATGCCTATTTGTACCTGCAACCAGAAAAAGAATCTTATGTACTTTTAATTACAACATTTTCTCTAGTTACGGATAATCTAAGTAGTGGATTTTTGTGGTGtggttttgtttgtctttttattCAAAGGAACATGATCTTTTTAAATTACATGGCAGATCTATACTTGATCTTCGGGTACCATATCATCTTTTTGATACAAATGATGCAAAAGTGTTTTTCACGGGAAGTTAGGTTATACTCTACAAAGTCCAtgaataattataacaaaaataattataatgataataataataatgaagggCACGTTTTTCAAGCCTGTATTACAGTGCGTCTCTGTTATTGAAATGATAATGGTGCATTAAACATGAATTTAGTGTGTTAGTGTGTGAATACATGAAAGAGAATTCTCAAAAATAAGGTTGTTTGGAATAGAAgaattgtgtatttgtttatctATTTTTGAGTAATTGTACATAAAAAGTAGGAATAGATTCATGGGTCGCATTTTTTCTAAAATAGCCTTAATATAGCGTATATAATATATAACGCCTGTAGAAAAGGTAAATACAACTCGAGTTCCAAATGTTCGCGCGTTCTACTTCGAGATAatcgaaattcgacttaaaatgatagtCTGTGTCCGTGCTTTTGGTAGGGATTTGAAACTGCCACCAAGATAGCCGGAAATACGACATAAGCGAGTTCGAGACAGTGACATGTGCGGCAAAACCGGAAAATTTAGCGTTCCTTTAAGCCTATTCCATAATATggcttaaaaaatattatttcattgtttgtaatattttattagcGATTGTTAAATGCTGATTTTATGATCACGTGTAAAGACATACCCTTTATGTCAGATGTTGTTATTGAAACGCGGttttggattggttgaaaaaaagtGTTTCTGAAATCCGTAAGAGTCAATGAGACATAGGCTGATTGGTTTAAAATcataatatttgtgtcaaaatcaagcaatacagtgctttggaatattttacaaatGTCTGGCTGAATGCTTGACTTTTCATCTCTCTTTAGAATAGTAGGTGTCAGTGGACATTTTGCCTCTAGATGCCATTCAACTAAGGGAGTAGGTTTGTCTGAAGataaattgtaagaaaatggattggATAAGCCTATATAAAATCGCTATTTTTATGTCTTACTGGAAGAATCACATTTTAATggtcatttctcaattttgggGTTTGtgacagagtcatttcttacaatggaagtctatggaaaaacAATAGCAGTGTCGGACCTGTAAAGTTACAAGATCGACTTACTGAAATTTTCTGCCACTGGTGTAGGACTCTGGGGAGTCGATTTCTTCACTTAATAACTCTCTATTATCTCTCTGGAAAAAATCAAGACAATAACTtgttaaagcaaaaataaataaatagattaataaAAAcgcatatatgagccgcaccatgagaaaaccaacatagtgggtttgcgaccagcatggatccagatcagcctgcgcatccgcgcagtctggtcaggatccatgctgttcgctaacagtttctccaattccaataggctttaaaagcgaacagcatggagcctgaccagactgcgcggatgcgcaggctggtctggatccatgctggtcgcacacccactatgttggttttctcatggcacggctcatatctctTGTCGCGACAAGCATGTTATTTCTTAGGATGTTTGGAGCGTTTTACGTTTTTTACTTAATACTTTTTTATTGTTGAATACGATAGAGAGTGTGAGAGGGAGTAGAGAGGGTGAGAAGAGGGGCGAGGTGGAGCACGGGAATACAAATAGGAGGAGTTCAATCATTAGAGGAACCTTTTTACTAGTACTAGGTAGATTTGGTAATATGCATAGGTTTACTTAATAGTGTTTGGGCTTTGTGCCTTGAAAATGGTTATGGGAGTCATCCGTATAGTAAACTACATCATTCTGTAAGGGTTTCGTAACTCTTGAACCGGATGTGGTTCACACATGTCATGACAATATGCACACGTTCCCTTCTTTTTAATTTAGACCAGATCCATCGAAATTTAGAGGAGTTAGCAATGCTTTGGTATTTAGTCAGGCTCCAGTCGTATTATGTATTTTAGTGAAAGGGCAGGTAATCCTCGACTAATTGGGCAATAACTCATAATCGAACCATGAAACATGTGTGTCTGATTAATATGCGCAAGTTTACTTCATTTCGGAAGGAACCAACTGACATCGGACAGAAAAGCAAGAATAATGATTTTATTACTATTGTGCCGTATCTGGAACTCTGTAATGAAAAGGCCGTTGATCAGGCGTTCGAATCTTTAACAGGCAGATAaagttgttaaattttgattcagaaTATTAGTTTGGTAGTGGAAAATATTAGGATGAGGTTTAGATGTTACCGCAAAGACGTTTCAGAGTTCATAGTCCTTAACtcatattcaaaatttcaaatataactctAGCTAAATAGTCAATACATAGCGCGTTAATGCAAGTTAAGAACAGATGAATTCATAGCCATAAGGACTTATAACAACGAGCTGTTTCAACATCAGAATTTTGTCCTTTCACAAAGCAGAAACAATTTGGCGAAATGACAGATGGCTATCATGATATTGTACTAGATGTATGATTTGAATGGAATTCATATATGGGAAAGAGTATGTCGTTGAAGCTGATAGTCAGCCAACCATTGAAGAATTACATGACGGAGactatttttatcatttagaACTAGATCATTGAAACAAATTTCGCATACTACATGTTGTTTCATGTGAATTCTTGAGATTCtcagaatttcaaataattataacaatgtaattcgaaatgttttgtttgtatatgaATTCGTTTTTGTCAACAAACGTTTgaataaaaactagaaaatgaaCTTACTGCATCCCAGGAATTTGATTGTTTGTTATATATGGTTAAACAAAACAATCCAACTAATAAACCAAATAACGCGTTATGGAACCTTCTCAAACACATGTGTACTATAAACATCCTTCGAATAAATATACGAGAATAACAACATTTGTTGAGTCTAACCATACTTGCTGTTTGTTTTTACAATAGCGATTGAATCAGTTACATATAATAGAAATTACTTCAATAGACACCAGATTGTTTTGCCTTTGTGAAACTACTCGCACGCATTCTGTCAATAAACCCTATAGATTTTTTCTAAACAGGAAACAGTTGGTTTACAGTTGACCATGTTTTCATTGCCACCTGTAATAGGCAGTCACTTGCCTTAAAACCCATTCAATTGACTTTTTATTCTGACTTTAACTTTCCTTAAACAGCCACTGCCTTTAGCAGCCAGATTTTATGTTGGCTGAATGCTTAAATACAGGCTCGACTGTAGATTAGATGACGCTGAGCCGACATTCCTGAAATGCACCAACTGATTTGTTTAACTACAgatgtttcaaatttatttagtTTATGAATCAAGAACCTGCCTCAATCAATGTGGAAATCGGTCTAGATAATTATCACTGTTTTCAAAGATTCCAAAGTATATGGAAAATACTTAAATGATAGAAATGAGATAAGCGTGTTGCTAATGATAGATGACATCCTAACTTGAAGGATCCTACATTCGTTAACTGCATATGTGAAAGGAAAGTGATTCGAAACTAACGACCTTGACCACTCTGTTACGGAGGCCCCCACATCAATGAAAGATTGACCAACATACTAAGGTTCTTATCGGCGTGATGGTTCTAATGCACTGACTGTTTAAATAGACAACTTTAGCGAATGTAACGTAATaacataaacttaaaaaaaaagtttcgaCACTTGGGTGCATCCAAAAACCTCACAGCAGCCTACATGTATATCAAGATTCTATATTTATGTTACTGAGTAATTGCACATAAATTTGTTAACACAATTAcgtaaatttttacaaaaaaaatataaagaccTTGCCACATTTGAAAGACAATTTGTAAAATCAATTCCGACACATTTACAACATCTGGTGCTTATAGAAGCACACACATATATTTATGAATTGAAATGTTTGCAGCcttaaatattgttaatattgaATTATACCACCGGGTGTTTGATAAATTGATAAGATAGATCACATAATTGATCCGACGATTTatcaattaattaataaaaaattcacTGTTGATGAGAGACATCATATAATTGATTGAGGTACATATTAAATAATTGATTGAGATAAATCGGTCGGGATAAATAACATAGCTCaggaaaatgttttcaaagcaCAGACTTTTGTTGTATTTAGAGTCACACCAACCATGAAACGTATTTAGCATGGCTAAATTTATAAGCGAAGTGGGACCTGAAATTgctaatgaaataaaatatctgtAACAAAGATTTATTATTGAATTCAACCGTTGTTTGGAGTATGGATGCGAAGGAATTATTTCAAGAGTCCGACTGATATAATATACTACGCATCTAATCGACAGATaatgattttttcaaaaagaaattactTTCTGAGATCAATTATTTCAAATCTTACACCTTTCCAACAACTATTACCAACATCTTTGAAGATATCgaccaaatatttgccatttttatGTGGATTTTTTCCTAGTGCGCCGCCATTTGCAGTAATAATTGTCACGTACAAACAGCTAATGTGTTGCATTCCAACACACAGTTtctaggcacaagaccacagttatttgcccttggttgaccacaatacggaagtggttacgcggaaaatagttcctctatttgatggtgaatattggtgaatttttgagtgaaagacctgcaataaatggcatgatttaatagaggagatatgaaatagtaggtacatgtacaatttgacagaatgaaaatgtcagaatatgcataacatgactttttgatagggcctgttttgcctgtttgcggccatctagagagtattcttcatacgcatgtgatttggttcaaaatggtggaaaaaagagccggtcaacccaaacCCAGTGTTTACTGTTGCGGGAactttttctcttggatagttctgttgagttcaggtatttttataggggttggaatgcatgcaaaattgctatagtgtccagtgcctatatagaacatatagtaaaaataactgtggtcttaggccttcTAACTTGAATGATTGGGTCATATTAGAATATCTAATAACGGCCGTTTGTTAAAAAACATTCACGTTTTTATTGGCAACAGATATTCATGACGTGCATACTTATACAAATGTTGTATAGGACACTGTTTACACATGTTCATCATGTGGTTACATACGTAGATGCTAAGTGCTgaatcattaggtcaaatgttCATTAGTAATAGAGAAATTCGAACACAATTTTATGATTTGACatgacatacatacatacatacatataaacataCACCATTAGAATATAGAGGTGTATAAATGGAAACCTAACAtgtacaaaaatcatttttaactgtaactaaatattcaaatgtatgatgttcGCATAATTTGTCCCACAAAAAACATGAAGTACACGCAATGCACGATAAGCCACTACTACTATATGCCTTCAGTGACTTACTTCAAATTATTGTAAATCTTGAAATATTGAAGATTTGAATGGCAAATTAATGTTTGTCATTGATATATTgttatttaaggggacgcatactttgaaattagaaaaaaagtgggtggggtatgataaaatttacctgcaaaaaagtacaaggttttggtacatgaaatggatactgtttcaactgttataagtacacaaaggattgctcactaaaataaaaatgagaaaactgaaacaagaaagttattgttgaattacataagacttattgtgtacattcaaagtcaacaattaagactttttggtgcgaaaataatagtgcttcaccttgtccaaacatttatcaatgtcctacagattctaatttaaagaaagaatgtgaaatatggtcactgtcttgattttcatttcgcatatgtaagctaaaacacattatttagtttgtttacaaagtagtgcataagaaaagatacggtggtcaaggaatgccatattccaaaactaaaagagtatattcccattaatacattaaacatttatcattacagaagtctagtggcttacaataagggcctagaaatgttgccattattaatttttaacttggtattcatgaactacaatgcacttaaatatcaaaacacattcaacaaacttttgaaaatgtattgtcttaaaaatccctaaaataaggtatgaaatttggttgaaagGTCCAATCAATGgttatatgtgcaaaagtaacattctaatcttgttcacaaaagttactaatacacagcaagcatgtcaatgatcaaaactggacgaatatacagttatcctcactttaatgtcatttataatttgtccttg encodes:
- the LOC123551038 gene encoding N-acetylglucosamine-1-phosphotransferase subunits alpha/beta-like, translating into MVRLNKCCYSRIFIRRMFIVHMCLRRFHNALFGLLVGLFCLTIYNKQSNSWDARDNRELLSEEIDSPESYTSGRKFQELNDRIDIYQSTQQPNYEEEVDMVYTWVNGSDPEFKRNFEQLMKKEAKSKSDILALNRYNDWGTLKYSLRSVEKFLPWIRQIFIVTNGQIPYWLAMNNPKISVVVHEEIFENKSHLPAFTSPAIECHIHKIHGLSKRFIYMNDDIIFTKKMQFSDFYTEKEGHKLRFIQERLEHCNALCPANNVNNGICEVNCTTASCEFDGDDCKRFKELPEYPGTDKDFMYDSWGGSLRHTHFLLNKAFGPQDRYIPEHAAILLDKDIFGDLIKRFREDWDITSSSKVRQHLTIQPEFAYYNYLIFLGQSRANGVKTTTIWTKKNAEKIDFIMDNRGRIERLMQYKWCKREMLLKQPKFLVFSDHFNRMLYDAEKSEIQDSLKRFLQNMFPKTSEFELK